The Neobacillus sp. OS1-2 genome includes a window with the following:
- a CDS encoding spore germination protein, which translates to MPTNQIQSIKESLKNKIQPAVDVVFKEFHSQEKYMEALYIKTISDETIIYDKLLKPFFETNSPEEFSAYLRSNPQVKPFESEQKSLDELIKGVAVIFYKNSILLLDSKVDRNNSVLATTVETTIQGPQSGFSESLGTNLGLIRKRYPESTLNVESTIVGTISKTDVMILHDSKRADPDTLDRIRQFLASIDVHMFQTGEQLLDIIKKSNRALVPVMLVTERPDRVAVNLAAGKIIILVSGSPFAVVLPTVMKDFMSSMEDIYQTYWVAKFLQILRYIGFLTSLVLPGLYVAVTSYNPELFRVQLALSIAGSRQSVPYPSFIEVLLMLFMMEMLTEASIRLPKAIGPTATTVGGLILGQAATEAGLVSNIMIIIVSSVAISNFVVPINAFSFTLRIMKYFVLAMSTLFGLVGVVLGFFILVAYMVKLDSFGEPYLTLVQSKPRQD; encoded by the coding sequence ATGCCAACTAATCAAATTCAATCGATCAAAGAGAGTCTCAAAAATAAAATACAGCCGGCTGTAGATGTAGTTTTCAAGGAATTTCATAGCCAAGAAAAATATATGGAAGCTTTATATATTAAAACGATTAGCGATGAAACGATTATCTACGATAAATTGCTTAAACCTTTTTTTGAAACTAATAGTCCTGAAGAATTTTCTGCCTATCTTCGATCGAACCCGCAAGTTAAACCTTTTGAGAGCGAACAGAAATCGCTTGATGAGTTAATAAAAGGTGTGGCTGTTATATTTTATAAGAATTCCATTCTTTTATTAGATAGTAAAGTGGATCGAAATAACTCGGTATTAGCTACAACGGTGGAGACAACAATACAAGGCCCGCAATCAGGGTTTAGTGAAAGTTTGGGGACAAATCTGGGGCTTATTCGTAAGCGTTATCCGGAAAGTACTCTAAATGTGGAATCAACAATAGTTGGGACAATTTCAAAAACTGATGTGATGATTCTTCATGATTCAAAGCGTGCTGACCCCGATACGTTAGATCGAATAAGACAGTTTTTAGCCTCTATTGATGTTCACATGTTTCAAACAGGCGAGCAGTTACTCGATATTATTAAAAAAAGTAACAGGGCGCTCGTACCCGTGATGCTTGTAACCGAAAGACCTGACAGGGTTGCGGTGAATTTAGCGGCAGGGAAAATCATTATCTTAGTTTCGGGTTCACCATTTGCTGTTGTTTTACCAACGGTTATGAAAGATTTCATGTCTTCAATGGAAGATATATATCAGACATACTGGGTAGCAAAATTCCTACAAATCTTAAGGTATATTGGTTTTCTGACTAGCCTAGTTTTACCCGGTCTTTATGTTGCGGTCACTAGTTATAATCCTGAACTATTTAGGGTTCAACTAGCATTAAGTATTGCTGGCAGCCGTCAGAGTGTACCATACCCTTCATTCATTGAAGTGTTACTGATGTTGTTTATGATGGAAATGCTGACTGAAGCAAGTATTCGCCTGCCAAAAGCGATTGGGCCAACTGCCACAACGGTAGGCGGTCTAATATTAGGACAGGCAGCGACGGAAGCGGGCCTTGTCAGTAATATTATGATTATCATCGTTTCATCCGTAGCTATTTCAAATTTTGTAGTACCGATAAATGCCTTCAGCTTTACGCTCAGAATCATGAAATACTTTGTTTTAGCGATGAGTACCTTATTCGGTTTAGTAGGAGTGGTACTCGGATTCTTCATCCTGGTTGCCTATATGGTGAAATTAGATAGTTTTGGTGAGCCCTATCTTACCCTAGTCCAAAGCAAACCTCGTCAAGATTAG
- a CDS encoding Ger(x)C family spore germination protein — protein sequence MKSLCKWKPLVITLLSVLLLNGCGFKDIDKRFFVVSIGVDVAKNSPKKYLVSLKFAIPSESKGTSTESIVVSEKADSMSEAVRIIKTKVDKEVDFSNAKAIVFGEEMAKQKGNAGIVYWLTRRRDIQEIAWVAIGKPSALDVLNVKLKSERIPSNALFLALGREGSENPYVISEFLFDHKYRLIERGRDPMLPIVEAKRELLEINTVGLFNKSQMKLTLSPEETKILNFLRRREEKSANKLTKGGTTVVIDTHKVKTKYKIITPKGSTPYIKVKVSMEGTLEETTRRVPNTKLSVYEKAAEKSLNKEFENLLVKIQKANLDPIGFGLRYRSRHFNKDDWEQWQRIYPQIKFKVQTKVQIEDTGLIE from the coding sequence ATGAAATCCTTATGCAAATGGAAACCCCTCGTCATCACTCTTTTATCCGTATTATTGTTAAACGGCTGTGGCTTTAAAGACATTGATAAGCGTTTTTTTGTTGTCAGCATCGGAGTGGATGTTGCTAAAAACAGTCCCAAAAAATATCTCGTCAGCCTTAAATTTGCCATTCCAAGTGAATCAAAGGGAACTAGTACAGAATCTATCGTTGTTTCCGAAAAAGCCGATTCTATGTCTGAAGCAGTAAGAATCATTAAAACCAAAGTAGATAAAGAGGTTGATTTCAGCAATGCAAAGGCAATTGTTTTTGGTGAAGAGATGGCGAAGCAAAAGGGAAACGCGGGAATTGTTTATTGGTTGACAAGAAGAAGGGATATTCAAGAAATTGCTTGGGTAGCCATTGGGAAACCCAGTGCATTGGATGTATTAAACGTAAAGCTAAAATCTGAGCGCATCCCATCAAATGCCTTGTTCTTAGCATTGGGAAGGGAGGGTTCAGAAAACCCGTATGTGATTTCTGAGTTCCTTTTTGATCATAAGTATCGCTTAATTGAACGAGGAAGAGACCCGATGCTGCCAATTGTTGAAGCAAAGCGGGAGTTACTGGAAATTAATACAGTCGGCCTTTTTAATAAAAGTCAGATGAAGTTGACACTTAGTCCGGAAGAGACAAAAATACTTAATTTCTTAAGAAGACGCGAAGAAAAGAGTGCGAATAAACTGACCAAGGGGGGGACAACAGTCGTTATTGACACGCACAAAGTGAAAACGAAGTATAAAATCATTACTCCAAAGGGTAGCACTCCCTATATTAAGGTGAAGGTATCGATGGAAGGTACATTGGAGGAAACAACCAGGCGTGTGCCCAATACAAAATTATCTGTCTATGAAAAGGCAGCCGAGAAATCGCTGAACAAGGAATTTGAGAATTTATTGGTAAAAATCCAAAAAGCCAATTTGGACCCGATTGGCTTCGGCCTTCGCTACCGTTCCCGCCATTTTAATAAGGATGATTGGGAGCAGTGGCAACGGATTTACCCTCAAATTAAATTTAAGGTCCAAACGAAAGTGCAAATAGAAGATACCGGTTTAATTGAATAA
- a CDS encoding GerAB/ArcD/ProY family transporter, with product MNRYYIYLVLLNMLVNVIIFVPKILIQYRYEGAVMGVLIAIPIGVALNYLYSKAINKFPEQGLPEILAHSKHRWLKMLHFGSSQLIWFSAGLITLVGFIDILARFVNPEMPKLVFLVIYLAALFLIIQFPTERVMYFLEIVLFLNTPLIGFIIFKAFTNEYLIWDSILEVSTYIFVKPSLKSIAAATYCFAGYANLIIFNRVIKGKLKIWNFIAIFILGTFNLFTTFFIPIGFHGSDGAQEYLYPWISTADSLRMVYSPIERVIFLFLMFYMSISLMSVAVHWHVAYELIKGSFRGKISKKKNWMILSSFTCCSFIAVIYFNTVLLTKITVYWMIFRLGIEMIVVAIFFIWARRRTA from the coding sequence TTGAACCGCTATTATATTTATTTAGTGTTATTAAACATGCTAGTGAATGTGATTATCTTTGTTCCCAAAATACTAATTCAATATCGCTACGAAGGGGCAGTAATGGGTGTACTCATCGCCATTCCAATTGGTGTTGCTTTAAATTATTTATATAGTAAAGCGATTAATAAGTTCCCGGAACAAGGCCTTCCCGAAATTTTAGCACACTCAAAGCATAGATGGTTAAAAATGCTTCATTTTGGCAGTAGCCAATTAATATGGTTTTCAGCCGGACTGATCACTCTTGTTGGCTTTATTGATATCTTAGCAAGGTTTGTTAACCCGGAAATGCCCAAGTTGGTATTCCTAGTTATTTATTTGGCTGCGCTTTTTCTAATCATCCAGTTCCCTACTGAAAGAGTCATGTATTTTTTGGAAATTGTTTTGTTTCTCAATACACCATTAATTGGGTTTATTATTTTTAAGGCATTTACAAATGAATACCTTATCTGGGATTCGATATTGGAGGTTAGTACATATATTTTCGTAAAACCAAGTTTAAAATCCATCGCCGCGGCTACCTATTGTTTTGCTGGTTATGCCAACCTCATTATTTTTAATCGAGTGATCAAGGGGAAATTGAAAATATGGAACTTTATTGCCATTTTTATTTTGGGCACATTTAATTTATTTACCACCTTCTTCATCCCAATTGGGTTTCACGGCTCAGACGGTGCCCAAGAATATCTATATCCTTGGATTTCAACCGCGGATTCACTGCGGATGGTGTATAGTCCGATTGAACGGGTCATATTTCTGTTTCTCATGTTTTATATGAGTATTTCACTAATGAGTGTAGCTGTTCATTGGCATGTTGCCTATGAATTAATCAAGGGAAGCTTTAGGGGAAAAATAAGTAAAAAGAAAAATTGGATGATTCTTTCCTCTTTCACTTGTTGTTCGTTTATCGCGGTCATTTATTTCAATACAGTCCTATTAACCAAAATAACGGTTTATTGGATGATTTTTCGTCTAGGTATTGAAATGATAGTTGTGGCAATATTTTTCATTTGGGCTAGGAGGCGGACAGCATGA